Proteins co-encoded in one Cytophaga hutchinsonii ATCC 33406 genomic window:
- a CDS encoding T9SS type A sorting domain-containing protein, whose translation MKKFYVFLLAAAMTATANGQSQTRVLEFNATTDLTDKFNDDGSPEFTNEASGGIGNSGSINVPDGSSDLWTTKEGYSVSGVGDKYVVEAFFKVAANSGYGGVGLAVNSQNENNSPGYAAQGLGVTFHGGGGSFHSNAESFTLDWYSQSGDLVLGNWYKLVFTVESVDADTYDLNMKVYNADSDGNVGTIFTEQSEDGVVNADIGGASTLHTYFSSNGSRMQTIDNYKITLEGGISIIEEGAPVVITADVNMVESSAASSGGNVLSENGAAVIARGVCWSTTSMPTIEDNKTEDGTGAGAFTSALTGLSASTTYYLRAYAINESGTSYGSEISFTTAPVTTGVVKNNAGVIQVFPNPTNKEVVLTLSSAPATVQVNVMEANGRVVSRKEFNATANLDIEIDGIAGMYFVEVTTSDNKSSMIKIIKQ comes from the coding sequence ATGAAAAAATTTTACGTATTTCTTTTAGCTGCTGCGATGACTGCTACAGCAAATGGCCAGTCACAGACTAGGGTGTTGGAATTTAATGCAACAACAGATCTTACAGACAAATTCAATGATGACGGCAGTCCGGAATTTACAAATGAAGCATCGGGTGGTATCGGTAATTCGGGTTCTATTAATGTTCCCGATGGTTCTTCAGATTTATGGACAACCAAAGAAGGGTATAGTGTATCGGGTGTTGGGGATAAATATGTTGTAGAAGCTTTTTTTAAAGTGGCAGCAAATTCCGGTTACGGTGGTGTAGGCCTGGCTGTGAATAGTCAGAATGAAAATAATTCTCCCGGTTATGCGGCACAGGGGTTAGGCGTTACGTTTCATGGCGGCGGCGGTTCGTTTCACAGTAATGCAGAATCATTCACATTGGATTGGTACAGTCAGTCAGGCGATCTGGTACTTGGCAACTGGTATAAATTAGTCTTCACCGTTGAATCGGTAGATGCTGATACCTATGACCTGAACATGAAAGTATACAATGCAGACAGTGATGGTAACGTAGGTACAATATTTACGGAACAATCAGAAGATGGTGTTGTAAATGCAGACATTGGCGGAGCAAGTACATTACATACCTATTTTTCTTCCAACGGAAGCAGAATGCAGACAATCGATAATTATAAAATTACACTTGAAGGAGGGATCAGTATTATTGAAGAAGGCGCACCCGTAGTTATAACTGCTGACGTTAATATGGTTGAATCATCTGCTGCTTCAAGCGGGGGAAACGTATTAAGCGAAAATGGTGCTGCTGTTATAGCGCGCGGTGTTTGCTGGAGCACAACATCCATGCCTACAATTGAAGATAATAAAACAGAAGATGGAACGGGAGCAGGAGCGTTTACTTCTGCCTTAACCGGCTTAAGTGCTTCTACAACCTATTATTTAAGAGCATATGCAATCAATGAATCCGGAACTTCATACGGATCAGAAATTAGTTTTACAACCGCTCCCGTTACAACAGGTGTAGTGAAAAACAATGCAGGTGTTATACAGGTATTCCCGAACCCAACGAATAAAGAAGTAGTGTTAACATTATCTTCGGCACCGGCAACTGTTCAGGTGAACGTAATGGAAGCAAACGGACGCGTAGTGAGCAGAAAAGAATTTAATGCAACAGCCAATCTGGATATTGAAATTGACGGAATAGCCGGAATGTATTTTGTTGAGGTAACAACATCAGACAATAAAAGCTCGATGATAAAAATCATAAAACAATAA
- a CDS encoding cellulase family glycosylhydrolase translates to MNIRSTLQAGLITLAMVFCSMLAVNAQTTPVQKYGQLKIFNGKVSDQNNNPVVLRGMSLFWSGYPEGAPYYNATTVKWLRDDWCVDVVRAAMSVETGSSNYVNNPAAEMAKVKAVIDACIANGVYVIVDFHTHNAENYKNQAKTFFTEIATTYGNVPNVLYETFNEPIYQSWSGTIKPYHNELIQTIRAKDPDNIIICGTRTYSQEVDEAANDPVTGTNIAYTVHYYANSHQGSLRQKVTNALNKGVAIFATEYGTTDASGNGGYNPGESQTWWNFLEANKISSANWSVTNKNETSAALKPGTGISNWTTNDLTASGALVRAYLKGKCNVTVTTGSVTVAFAGNKIVYDAGETVTMTATATVANGTISKVEFYSGTTLLNSDASSPYTFSTSTLASGGHSITAKSYDAAGAVIAISPVYVISIIGASNVATTGITDQFENTDQFSELTGGVNGASCGTATAAAAAGIYWFEDRDAATPFKAEATRTGNGTLQYLISQPQKSYNVIGFNFGEYCQGTTKQKYTLDLTQNAVLQLTVAAPATNTATLDLKFQMKDADGTVIAINKTFLTETVATNWYKYEIGFSKNHLAPDYLSLAPGTTTNFSFDFKNTLSIKNPNNPNFPTDINLNNTDFDFSKVVEVVIIPVNKQDTGTPNYDPLAFTDQKIIFSGLKLGNPALGVDICTTPKAVTTATKSYCQNATNAVALTATGTAGLTLKWYASATGGVANTVAPIPSTSVAGDQTYYVSQAVPGSSTCEGPRTELKVTIVPAATSDAGQDVTITSATSASLTAVGSSAGTWSTYSVPTGATVTFSPSATSAAVTANGLTVNGTYGFVYTVAGTGSCASAKDSVAVTKTVPPCTTPNAVTPADISYCRGSLNAVPLTASGLATGNKFQWYTNATGGAASDNAPTPSTTTAGITTYYVSQVSTTNASCESVRSPLKVTIVAPATASAGNTIAISTETSVTLTGTGSAVGTWSLLIKPTGAGTVTFSPTTGASVTASGLTVDGTYTFTYTVQGTSPCGAVAASVNVNKTSPSCTNPATANAGNNQTISTATSATLTGSGSSAGTWSVQNKPGAANVTFSGTGASVTANGLTADGVYTFVYTVSATSPCVAATSTMTVTKTTPVCTNPTVANAGMDQTISTANTVTLTGTGTTAGTWTVFSKPAGTTVTITPSGTAATVTASGLTATGVYEFTYTVNGVSPCITASDVMKVTKSTTTAINSAYLNDNIELYPNPVTETLFIGMDRVEGSKSLTVVDMLGKIVYAADAVSIANIDMSDLSRGMYFVHIETESGKITKSVIKQ, encoded by the coding sequence ATGAATATACGTTCGACTCTGCAAGCCGGGTTAATAACCCTGGCAATGGTCTTTTGCAGCATGCTTGCTGTAAATGCACAAACGACACCCGTTCAGAAATACGGGCAGTTAAAAATTTTCAACGGAAAAGTTTCCGATCAGAACAACAACCCGGTTGTTTTACGCGGGATGTCCTTATTCTGGAGCGGGTATCCGGAAGGAGCACCGTACTACAATGCAACTACTGTTAAATGGCTGCGGGATGACTGGTGTGTGGATGTAGTCCGTGCTGCCATGTCTGTTGAAACAGGATCTTCCAACTACGTAAATAATCCGGCGGCAGAAATGGCTAAGGTGAAAGCCGTTATAGATGCCTGTATTGCCAATGGCGTATACGTAATTGTCGATTTTCATACCCATAATGCCGAAAACTATAAAAACCAGGCAAAAACGTTTTTTACGGAGATCGCAACAACGTATGGCAATGTGCCAAACGTTTTATACGAAACGTTCAACGAACCTATTTATCAATCTTGGTCAGGTACGATTAAGCCTTACCACAATGAGTTGATACAGACCATCCGTGCAAAAGATCCGGATAACATCATTATCTGCGGTACAAGAACATATTCTCAGGAAGTGGATGAAGCGGCAAACGATCCGGTTACAGGAACGAACATTGCGTACACTGTACACTACTATGCAAATTCACACCAGGGTTCATTAAGACAAAAAGTTACAAATGCCTTAAACAAAGGTGTTGCAATTTTCGCTACCGAATACGGTACAACCGATGCTTCCGGTAACGGCGGCTATAACCCGGGCGAATCGCAGACCTGGTGGAATTTCCTTGAAGCAAATAAAATAAGTTCAGCCAACTGGTCTGTTACAAATAAAAATGAAACTTCTGCGGCATTAAAGCCGGGTACAGGCATCAGCAACTGGACAACCAACGATCTTACAGCTTCAGGTGCGCTTGTACGGGCATATCTGAAGGGTAAATGTAATGTTACGGTTACTACAGGATCTGTTACCGTTGCATTTGCAGGAAATAAGATTGTATATGATGCGGGCGAAACAGTTACTATGACAGCTACTGCTACAGTAGCAAACGGTACAATCTCAAAAGTGGAATTCTATAGCGGTACAACGTTATTGAATTCAGACGCTTCGAGCCCGTATACATTTTCAACATCAACGCTTGCATCGGGTGGTCACAGCATCACTGCAAAATCATATGATGCAGCAGGCGCTGTAATTGCAATATCTCCGGTATATGTAATAAGTATTATTGGTGCGTCAAATGTTGCTACAACAGGTATCACCGATCAGTTTGAAAACACAGATCAGTTCTCTGAGTTAACAGGCGGTGTAAATGGTGCAAGCTGCGGTACAGCTACAGCGGCAGCAGCGGCAGGTATCTACTGGTTTGAAGACAGAGATGCTGCTACTCCGTTTAAAGCAGAAGCAACCCGTACAGGTAATGGTACATTACAATACCTTATTTCACAGCCACAGAAGTCATACAATGTAATTGGCTTTAATTTTGGGGAATATTGCCAGGGAACTACAAAACAAAAGTATACACTCGATCTTACACAGAATGCGGTATTGCAGTTAACCGTTGCAGCACCGGCAACCAATACAGCCACGCTGGACCTGAAGTTTCAGATGAAAGATGCAGACGGAACTGTAATTGCTATCAACAAAACATTCTTAACAGAAACAGTTGCTACAAACTGGTATAAATATGAAATCGGTTTCAGCAAAAACCATCTTGCACCCGATTATTTATCTTTGGCACCCGGCACAACAACAAACTTCTCGTTTGATTTCAAAAATACGTTATCGATTAAAAATCCAAACAATCCGAATTTCCCGACCGATATCAATCTGAACAACACGGATTTTGATTTCAGTAAAGTTGTTGAGGTAGTAATTATTCCGGTAAATAAACAGGATACAGGTACTCCTAATTATGATCCGCTTGCATTTACAGACCAGAAAATTATTTTCTCGGGATTAAAACTGGGCAATCCGGCGTTAGGGGTTGATATCTGTACAACACCAAAAGCTGTAACTACAGCAACCAAATCGTATTGCCAGAATGCAACTAATGCAGTAGCACTTACAGCAACAGGTACAGCAGGCCTTACATTGAAATGGTATGCTTCAGCAACTGGCGGGGTAGCCAATACGGTTGCACCGATCCCTTCAACATCTGTTGCCGGTGATCAGACGTATTATGTGAGCCAGGCAGTGCCGGGATCAAGCACATGTGAAGGTCCGCGTACAGAATTAAAAGTTACGATTGTACCGGCAGCAACTTCTGATGCCGGCCAGGATGTGACAATCACTTCAGCAACATCTGCAAGTCTAACTGCTGTGGGTTCTTCAGCGGGAACATGGAGTACATACTCTGTTCCGACAGGAGCAACGGTAACGTTCTCGCCTTCGGCAACTTCAGCTGCTGTTACGGCTAATGGTTTAACTGTAAACGGTACGTACGGATTTGTTTATACCGTTGCCGGAACAGGTTCATGCGCATCAGCAAAGGATTCAGTAGCTGTAACTAAAACGGTTCCGCCGTGCACTACTCCGAATGCAGTTACTCCGGCAGATATTTCTTATTGCAGAGGTTCACTGAACGCTGTCCCATTAACTGCATCTGGTTTGGCTACAGGCAATAAGTTCCAGTGGTATACAAATGCTACCGGAGGTGCCGCATCCGACAATGCACCGACGCCATCTACTACTACTGCCGGCATTACTACATATTATGTAAGCCAGGTTTCAACAACAAATGCCAGCTGTGAAAGTGTACGTTCACCATTAAAGGTAACGATCGTGGCACCGGCAACAGCCAGTGCAGGCAATACAATAGCTATTTCTACAGAAACATCGGTTACATTAACCGGTACAGGTTCTGCAGTGGGTACATGGAGCCTGCTGATCAAACCAACAGGAGCAGGAACGGTAACATTTTCACCGACAACAGGCGCTTCTGTTACCGCAAGCGGGTTAACCGTTGATGGTACATATACATTTACGTATACCGTTCAGGGAACAAGCCCTTGCGGTGCTGTGGCAGCTTCTGTGAATGTAAATAAAACGAGCCCTAGCTGTACCAATCCGGCAACAGCGAATGCAGGAAATAACCAGACAATTTCTACCGCGACATCGGCTACGCTTACAGGTTCCGGTTCTTCCGCAGGTACATGGAGTGTACAGAATAAGCCAGGTGCTGCCAACGTTACGTTCTCCGGAACAGGTGCTTCTGTTACAGCAAACGGATTAACAGCAGATGGTGTATATACATTCGTGTATACGGTAAGTGCTACCAGCCCTTGTGTTGCAGCAACCTCTACTATGACTGTTACGAAAACAACACCTGTCTGTACAAACCCAACAGTGGCAAACGCTGGTATGGATCAGACAATTTCTACTGCCAATACGGTAACGCTTACCGGAACCGGTACAACTGCCGGAACATGGACTGTATTTTCGAAACCAGCCGGAACAACGGTTACAATCACTCCGTCCGGTACTGCTGCAACTGTTACTGCAAGCGGCTTAACAGCTACAGGGGTATACGAATTTACCTATACGGTAAACGGCGTGTCACCATGTATAACAGCATCAGACGTTATGAAGGTTACAAAGTCTACAACAACGGCTATCAATTCTGCTTATTTGAATGATAACATTGAACTGTATCCAAACCCTGTTACTGAAACATTGTTTATTGGAATGGATCGCGTAGAAGGTTCTAAATCGTTAACGGTAGTAGATATGCTTGGTAAAATTGTTTATGCTGCCGATGCTGTATCTATTGCAAATATTGATATGTCTGATTTAAGCAGAGGTATGTATTTTGTACACATCGAAACGGAATCAGGAAAAATAACAAAGTCTGTTATTAAACAATAA
- a CDS encoding ArsR/SmtB family transcription factor, producing MRRDVFQAIADPTRRAIILLIAAQSMTPNALAEHFDISRQAVSKHLRILTECELVKQEYTGREIYYQLEVNKMKEIDHWLKQYKKIWESRFNQLDDVLLTLKKDKK from the coding sequence ATGAGAAGAGATGTTTTTCAAGCCATTGCAGATCCTACCAGGCGTGCAATTATTTTATTGATTGCTGCACAGTCGATGACACCAAATGCCTTGGCAGAGCATTTTGATATCAGCAGACAGGCGGTTTCAAAACACCTGCGGATATTAACGGAATGTGAACTTGTGAAACAGGAATATACAGGCAGGGAAATTTACTATCAGCTGGAAGTAAATAAAATGAAAGAAATTGACCATTGGCTGAAGCAGTATAAAAAGATCTGGGAAAGCCGGTTCAATCAACTGGACGATGTATTACTAACCTTAAAAAAAGATAAAAAATGA
- a CDS encoding SRPBCC family protein, whose protein sequence is MRTDLALDFSVNKENKTITIKREFAAVRAIVWEAFTRAEILDQWWAPKPWKAKTKSMDFKEGGTWLYAMVGPNGEEHWSICEYAIIKPIERFTGKDGFTDASGKLNTEMPRSNWDMRFIDKGEITEVQYHISYDDVAQLEATIQMGFKEGITMAMENLDELLVSGKK, encoded by the coding sequence ATGAGAACAGATTTAGCCCTTGATTTTTCTGTCAATAAGGAAAACAAGACCATTACAATTAAAAGAGAATTTGCAGCAGTACGTGCAATCGTTTGGGAAGCGTTTACAAGAGCAGAAATACTGGATCAGTGGTGGGCGCCAAAACCATGGAAAGCTAAAACAAAATCAATGGATTTTAAAGAAGGTGGTACGTGGCTATATGCTATGGTTGGCCCGAATGGCGAAGAACACTGGTCTATTTGTGAATATGCAATCATTAAACCGATAGAACGTTTTACCGGTAAGGATGGATTTACGGATGCAAGCGGAAAGCTTAATACTGAGATGCCGCGATCAAACTGGGATATGCGTTTTATTGACAAAGGTGAGATCACCGAAGTGCAATATCACATTTCCTATGACGATGTAGCACAGCTGGAAGCTACTATACAAATGGGCTTCAAAGAAGGTATTACCATGGCTATGGAAAACCTGGATGAATTACTGGTATCGGGTAAAAAATAA
- a CDS encoding DoxX family protein, with amino-acid sequence MTGLHVENQKTNTIKKKILFGVSLLFGLLFINGGLNKFFHYMPVPEDMPENMVKVMTAFMTITWLMPLIAVVEIVGGILVITNKYRALGAIVIFPVMIGILLTHIVNAPSGLPMALVLLAVNLWMIYENREKYMPLVK; translated from the coding sequence ATGACAGGATTACATGTTGAAAATCAAAAAACGAATACAATAAAAAAGAAAATTCTTTTTGGTGTAAGCCTGCTGTTCGGGCTTTTATTCATTAACGGCGGTCTGAATAAATTTTTCCACTACATGCCTGTGCCGGAAGATATGCCGGAGAATATGGTAAAAGTAATGACTGCTTTCATGACGATTACATGGCTCATGCCCTTGATCGCAGTTGTTGAGATTGTGGGTGGTATTCTGGTGATCACCAATAAATACAGAGCCTTAGGTGCTATTGTGATCTTTCCTGTTATGATCGGTATTCTATTGACACATATTGTCAATGCACCTTCCGGGTTGCCTATGGCACTTGTGCTGCTTGCAGTCAATCTCTGGATGATTTATGAAAACCGTGAGAAATATATGCCGCTGGTGAAATAA
- a CDS encoding low molecular weight protein tyrosine phosphatase family protein, translated as MNILFVCSRNKRRSLTAETIYKNSASYTVRSAGTEPSARIKVTARLIDWAEVVFVMEKKHKQRMFENFQNELSNKEIVVLDIPDDFRYMDEELIEILQTSVDSYFRN; from the coding sequence TTGAATATTCTTTTCGTATGTAGCCGTAATAAACGGCGCAGCTTAACAGCTGAAACAATATATAAAAACAGTGCATCGTATACGGTACGGTCTGCAGGTACCGAACCGTCTGCACGTATAAAAGTAACAGCCAGGCTTATTGATTGGGCAGAAGTAGTATTTGTAATGGAGAAAAAGCACAAACAGCGTATGTTTGAAAATTTCCAGAACGAACTTTCAAATAAGGAAATTGTAGTACTGGATATTCCGGATGATTTCCGGTATATGGATGAAGAGCTTATCGAAATTCTGCAAACTTCTGTTGACAGTTATTTCCGAAACTAA
- a CDS encoding DUF1801 domain-containing protein, which yields MKQLNKEVSDFLEALNHPLIKEIQLLREIILQADKSLSENIKWNGPNYLSNGADRITMKIQPPKNIQLIFHRGAKVKAQPQDRLIKDESGLLAWKENDRAVATFKNLTDVEGAKKTLTDIVKKWIAATS from the coding sequence ATGAAACAATTAAATAAGGAAGTGTCTGATTTTTTAGAAGCGCTGAATCATCCGTTGATAAAAGAAATTCAGCTGTTGCGTGAAATTATTTTGCAGGCAGATAAATCGTTGTCTGAAAATATAAAATGGAACGGGCCGAATTATCTATCAAACGGAGCGGATCGAATTACGATGAAAATTCAACCGCCTAAAAACATACAGCTTATTTTTCATCGGGGTGCAAAAGTAAAAGCACAACCCCAGGACAGGCTTATTAAGGATGAATCGGGGTTGCTTGCCTGGAAAGAAAACGATCGTGCCGTTGCAACATTTAAAAATCTTACGGATGTTGAAGGTGCGAAAAAAACGCTAACAGATATTGTTAAAAAGTGGATCGCTGCCACGTCCTGA
- a CDS encoding Crp/Fnr family transcriptional regulator produces the protein MKDALIKFISGFNAFSQEEIIAVAEKMKVETFKKSTVILREGDVSSKCYFVLSGCVRQYILVDGEEKTTGFFTEGQAAILYASYMNKLPSAYYLSCVEDSTLTTGTREEEEALHTEYPKLKYLVHTVMPQDYANMQERLAAMMNSTAEERYLMLLQTQPELLTRVPLHQLASYIGVTPESFSRIRKRILLKDKSIN, from the coding sequence ATGAAAGACGCATTAATAAAATTTATTTCAGGTTTTAATGCCTTTAGCCAGGAAGAAATAATTGCTGTAGCAGAAAAAATGAAGGTTGAGACGTTCAAAAAAAGCACGGTAATTCTGCGCGAGGGGGATGTTAGCTCAAAATGTTATTTTGTTCTGTCGGGCTGTGTACGTCAATATATTCTTGTTGACGGAGAAGAAAAAACGACAGGTTTTTTTACGGAAGGGCAGGCAGCTATTTTATATGCCAGTTATATGAATAAACTGCCGTCAGCATACTATCTGTCTTGTGTAGAAGATAGTACACTGACCACAGGCACACGTGAAGAAGAAGAAGCATTACACACAGAATATCCAAAATTGAAATATCTGGTACATACAGTGATGCCGCAGGATTATGCTAACATGCAGGAAAGGCTTGCCGCAATGATGAATAGTACAGCAGAAGAGCGCTACCTGATGCTGCTGCAAACACAACCTGAATTACTGACGCGTGTTCCGCTGCATCAATTAGCAAGTTATATTGGCGTAACACCGGAATCCTTCAGCAGGATCCGGAAGCGTATTTTGTTAAAAGATAAATCAATCAATTAA
- a CDS encoding DUF4345 domain-containing protein, with translation MKTKITRFFLMFAGMTGIYIGASLLFTPVSFEASAGIPVTDNVNLLSEIRSSGGTLLAAGMLILIGGFRIAMTRTALIVSSLFYSAYGISRVISILIDGLPNISLVLITASELVIGMLSILLLLNFQRDEK, from the coding sequence ATGAAAACAAAAATCACAAGATTCTTTCTGATGTTTGCAGGTATGACAGGTATATACATCGGTGCATCGTTATTATTTACTCCTGTTTCTTTTGAAGCTTCAGCAGGTATTCCTGTTACTGACAACGTTAACCTGTTAAGCGAAATACGATCATCCGGCGGTACGTTGTTAGCTGCAGGAATGCTGATTCTTATCGGTGGATTTCGTATTGCTATGACTAGAACAGCCTTAATCGTATCCAGCCTGTTCTATTCTGCCTATGGAATCTCCCGCGTGATCAGCATATTGATAGATGGTCTGCCGAATATATCTCTTGTTCTCATAACCGCATCAGAACTGGTTATTGGTATGCTGAGTATTCTTTTATTATTAAATTTTCAGCGCGATGAAAAATAA
- a CDS encoding DKNYY domain-containing protein — translation MHIFLTIIVTFLCMPWPAMIMMSPMMIAAPGFANKKSYIICAMLFFIYPSGIFLLLKLTGYSFYGTDPIWWAAAACIAGMLVSLLYQLPKQLYNTWKGISNYDYFITDTSVYFNGSKLKNADAKTFTHFNNRGYYSKDKNQVYYNSKKIDTADAATFQPLLHDDTKSFWHDKNNAYYQWNQRIKGADGASLEYAGERYVYDRKHVFFENTLLQDADRTTFKTMPGNTGKDNKNVFIRSIKVTAVKDPASFEIISIQDELFGKDKNQIYALHYSAEQPLIPFPDADIATFEVIGEQYAKDKNKVYYYSYHLNEIRVLADADPETFTLYFDQSRRTDATDGKKYYRAGILHAEQKSN, via the coding sequence ATGCATATATTCTTAACTATTATTGTGACATTTTTATGTATGCCCTGGCCGGCTATGATCATGATGTCACCTATGATGATTGCTGCTCCGGGTTTTGCAAATAAAAAATCATACATAATTTGTGCAATGTTGTTTTTTATCTACCCTTCCGGCATCTTTCTGTTACTCAAACTAACAGGTTATTCTTTTTACGGAACCGATCCGATTTGGTGGGCCGCCGCAGCTTGTATTGCAGGCATGCTGGTTTCATTGCTATATCAGCTGCCTAAACAATTATACAATACCTGGAAAGGAATTTCGAACTATGACTATTTTATCACAGATACCTCCGTATACTTCAACGGCAGCAAACTAAAAAATGCTGACGCGAAGACATTCACGCATTTCAATAACAGAGGATATTACAGCAAAGATAAAAATCAGGTATATTATAATTCAAAAAAAATAGATACCGCGGATGCTGCTACATTTCAACCGCTTTTACATGATGATACCAAAAGCTTCTGGCACGATAAGAACAATGCGTATTATCAATGGAACCAGCGGATAAAAGGCGCCGATGGTGCAAGTCTGGAATATGCAGGAGAAAGATATGTGTATGACAGAAAACATGTTTTTTTTGAAAACACATTATTACAGGATGCAGACAGAACAACATTCAAAACCATGCCCGGCAATACAGGCAAGGATAATAAAAACGTTTTTATACGTTCCATAAAAGTTACTGCTGTTAAAGATCCGGCAAGTTTTGAAATCATATCCATACAGGATGAACTATTTGGTAAAGACAAGAATCAGATCTATGCACTGCATTACAGCGCTGAGCAGCCATTAATACCTTTTCCGGATGCAGATATCGCCACCTTTGAAGTAATCGGCGAACAGTATGCAAAAGATAAAAACAAGGTATATTATTACAGCTATCACCTGAATGAAATCCGTGTATTAGCAGATGCTGATCCGGAAACCTTTACCCTTTATTTTGATCAATCCAGACGAACTGATGCAACCGATGGAAAAAAATACTACCGGGCTGGTATATTGCATGCGGAACAAAAATCAAATTAA
- a CDS encoding SRPBCC family protein, protein MSSATTNSKIIHATRQHVYEALTQKEALEFWLAPDQMTGKIHDFDLSVGGGYTMSLFYTDNSIKGKTSGNEDRYTSTFIELQPYEKVVHSITFQSEKKEFEEAMIMEVFLEEKGKDVTNVTIFFKNIPAGITPEDNEAGTKESLDKLARYLENNNRSASEKK, encoded by the coding sequence ATGTCATCTGCCACAACTAATTCAAAAATTATACATGCAACAAGACAGCATGTGTATGAGGCTTTAACGCAAAAAGAAGCATTGGAATTCTGGCTTGCGCCAGATCAAATGACTGGCAAGATACACGACTTTGATTTATCTGTTGGTGGCGGGTACACTATGTCGCTTTTTTATACAGATAATAGCATAAAGGGCAAGACATCGGGGAATGAAGACAGGTATACATCAACATTTATAGAGCTGCAACCGTATGAAAAAGTTGTGCATTCAATTACTTTTCAATCAGAGAAAAAAGAATTTGAAGAGGCAATGATTATGGAAGTGTTTTTAGAAGAAAAAGGAAAAGATGTAACAAATGTGACCATTTTTTTTAAAAATATTCCAGCCGGTATAACACCTGAAGACAATGAAGCGGGTACAAAAGAATCACTGGATAAACTTGCCCGTTATCTGGAAAATAATAATCGTTCTGCTTCTGAAAAGAAATAA
- a CDS encoding Crp/Fnr family transcriptional regulator: MIEFLKSLQILSDNELQKINAVIKTKFLKKNGFLIKEGAVCDEIAWIKTGILRSYYSNVEGKETTKCIAFENELTAAYSSFITQEPTFENIHALCDSELLVLKRTDLYALYAGSAEWQNVGRILTELHYIDLEKRTVSFQKQTGKERYEALAAEHSKYIKFIPLKHLSSFLGITPRHLSRLRNGS, translated from the coding sequence ATGATCGAGTTTTTAAAATCGTTACAGATACTTTCTGATAACGAACTTCAAAAAATCAATGCAGTAATCAAAACTAAATTCTTAAAAAAGAATGGATTTCTTATAAAGGAGGGTGCAGTATGTGATGAGATTGCATGGATTAAAACAGGTATTTTACGATCGTATTACAGCAATGTAGAAGGTAAGGAAACCACTAAATGCATTGCGTTTGAAAATGAGTTAACCGCTGCATATTCAAGCTTTATTACACAAGAGCCAACCTTTGAAAATATACATGCATTGTGTGATTCAGAGCTGCTTGTTTTGAAACGCACGGACTTATATGCCTTGTATGCAGGCAGTGCTGAATGGCAAAACGTTGGCAGAATATTGACGGAATTGCATTACATTGATCTGGAGAAACGGACTGTATCCTTTCAAAAACAAACAGGTAAAGAACGGTATGAAGCACTTGCGGCAGAACATTCCAAATACATTAAATTTATTCCGTTAAAACACCTTTCCTCTTTTTTAGGTATTACTCCCCGGCATTTAAGCCGGCTGCGGAACGGATCGTAA